The Sulfolobus sp. A20 genomic interval TTTGACTTCTCTGAGATCCCAGTATCAAACAATATAATACCATCCTTATGCTCTATTACAGCACTCATAACACTAACGTCAACCCAATTCCTAGGCTTAGGATTAGTCATCTCCTCAACAGTCATAGGTGTAGGTAAAAACCAACCTATATCTGCCCTAATCTTACCGTGATCTAGAAGATAGATTTTATTAACTTGGTTCATAAGACATAATGGCATTTATGATTTATATGTTTTAGTTTGAAAGCATTCTATTTATAAAATACATTTTTATTTTAATTATTATACAATTATAGTGAAGAAAAACATTAGCTCTAAACCTTAGTAAAAATATTTTGAATTTTACAGAGATTTTGTTAACTCATGATCATAGTGAGGTTGTATGGTTATAAAAAATAAATCTCAACCAACCTATTTATTAATCAGTATTACAAAATGAAAGACAAGCCTCGCCCTTTAGGGCTGGGAGGAGTCCAGCTATATTAACACATTCTATAATTCGTTTTATACCTTCAAGATGATACTATACGATTAAAACATCACCTTGATAAAAAAGAGGACACACCATTTAAGATGAGGTTAGATATAACTGAGAGATGAACTAATATTAAATTTACGGTAGGGATTTCGGAAGTCTATTTCGCATTATAAATTAATATACTACCTCTCCATTGACTCTTAGTGAGGACGTAATCTTAGCGGGTGTAGTTAACGTTGAAAGAACTGGGCAATGTAACTCTACTAATTCCTTTAATCTTTTCACTCTCTCTGGATCAGCGTCAGTTTCAATATCAATTGTGTATTTTATATCCGTAAATCCCGCTTGAACTTGTGAAATACCTAGGAACCCTTTAGGATCTAGTTCTCCATCGACTGTTACACTTAACCTCTTTATATTAATTCCTAACTCAGAAGCGTAGACTTGAAAAACTATGCATTGGCAAGAACCTAAGGATATTAAAAGTAACTCTACTGGATTAGGTCCCTTATTACTTCCTCCTAAACTTTCAGGCTCATCTATAGTTAATTTAAATCCCCTCACAGATGCTTCCACATGAAATCCATTAATTAAAGTAGTATTAACCCTAAAATGAGCTTTAGCGTCTTTCAACTTTTTTATATCATCTCTAACCCTTTTAACCACATCCGAAATTTGCGAGTCCATGAATTATGGTTAGTTGCATGAATTTTAAAATTGCAAGAATTATGCAATAAATTATTTTCTAGAAAATAACCTAACTGATTTCCTTTAAAAAGTTCCATTGTAAAAAATTTTTTAGCCTTATGAAGGTTTAAAATACCATTACTATTCCCGGGTAAACTTCCTCTAAGAAGGATTCTGCACCTTTTATATCATCTACGATATCCAATAAGTCCTCTTTCTTTATACCATAAGTAGCTGCAGCTAATGGACAAGCATATATTCTTAATTTCTCGCCATATAACTTTTTAAGCTCAACAAACATATCCGACCAGTCTTGCAATTTACCAGTTTTTATCATTTCTTGTAAGTTT includes:
- a CDS encoding OsmC family protein, whose translation is MDSQISDVVKRVRDDIKKLKDAKAHFRVNTTLINGFHVEASVRGFKLTIDEPESLGGSNKGPNPVELLLISLGSCQCIVFQVYASELGINIKRLSVTVDGELDPKGFLGISQVQAGFTDIKYTIDIETDADPERVKRLKELVELHCPVLSTLTTPAKITSSLRVNGEVVY